The Camelina sativa cultivar DH55 chromosome 18, Cs, whole genome shotgun sequence DNA window TACTTTATATGTTCTCGCTCTGGAGTTCCGGAACCACTGTACCAATAAGAAAAAATGTTATACACACAAGACGCTTTAAGTAACCTACTACCAGATATTTGGACGTCCGCTTCATGTCTATAAAAGTGATAAAAAGAGACTCCACTGGAGATGCTCTAAGGAGCTTCGTTTTTGAACCATGAGCTATAGTGAAATAGTGATTAGGGCTGGGAAAAATATTCCTTACTGTCCCAATCATCGAACTCGGAGATGGTAACATGAGTTTGATGATCAATTTTGGATTTGTAAGGTCTAGAGAAACAAGATCTCCAGGTCACATTTGGTCTTTGATGGAGTCTACATAAGGAAATGTTCTTTAAGGTCATTATTTCTTCCTCCTTTTGTTATCTTCTGAACTCATCTTAGATGCTTTTTATATGGTCTAGCTAGAGGCTTCACTTTATCAACGATACTTCCACATCGTATAACCATAGCTGACCTTCGATATGATGACCTCATCAGACACATGGCTTAAGAAAAGATAATCAGATAAATGTGTGTACTTTTACATCCAAGGTAACTTACTGAACAAAACGATTcacatttgatttatttatttacttccACAGTTCCACTTGATTCCTTTAATAAGCAATGTGGCTAAGAACAAAGATGATCAAGTCTATTAGACTGTTGGGATAAAGACATATAGAAGGTTCTTCTTTCAAAATACATGAGCTTCATTTCTGAGCTTGTCAATCAACTCATCCACTGAAGAAACCATAACCCCAGATTTCCTCTTTGGAGGCTCCGTGACTTCCAAGATCTCTATGTCAGATTTAACGTCAACTTTCAGATCTTGCACCGTCATTTTCTTTATAGGCTTTGATTTCGCCTTCATTATGTTAGGAAGTGATGCATATCTTGGTTGGTTCAGCCTCAAATCAGTTCTGCATTGTAAAATCAAAAGCTGTTATAAACACAACGAGAGTTGTTACACCTTTCTACTAAAGCTATATGCTAGTTTGGTTAATAATTTGTGAAACCACACAACGAGTTCCACAAAGAATGCAATTAACAGAATGATGAACCGATCCGATTAACTGAAACATACACAGGTTAGTTGATGCAtgatacattatacatatataaacctCAACTCAAGAGAGGTCATGACGTCACACAATCATGTAAGAATCTAGAACTTACGTAATCACAGCAGGTAACTCAACACAAAGAGTTTCAAGACCTCCATCTACTTCTCTATCCACAGTTGCAACATGCTTATCCTTATCCAACACAACCTACTAAACACCAACGAGTAGAgcacaataaacaaacaaatcttataAAAGATAACATATGATCAGAAAGCTTTCAAAGGAACTACTCCTTCGTTACCTTCGATGCAAAGGTTGCTTGTGGCCACCCAAGCAAAGCTGCAACCATTTGTCCTGTTTGATTACAGTCATCATCTATCGCCTGcacgtaaacaaaaaaaacgtttaCAATAGCAATACACTTTACATCAAACTTCATCCAAACATAATGCAGATCCAACAACTTTGAAAGCTATAACAAAGATCAGTGTTCATCATCTTAACCAATCTACGACTCATACACTAATCTTTTTGCCTTCTAAACCCTGAAAAATCTCAACTTTAGCCAAAGTTCAAAACTTGCCAATCAAATCAGAGCCAAACGAACCTGTTTCCCTAGAAAAATCAATCCAGGATTCTCAACTTCAGCAAGACTCTTCAAGATCTTAGCTATCGTCAAAGGAAGGAAACTAGAATTGGTCTCCACATGGATTCCACGATCCGCACCCATAGCTAAACCAGTACGAAGCGTGTCCACGCACTGTGAAGGTCCAATACTCACTGCAACAACCTCTTTGGCAAAACCCGCTTCTCTGATTCGAAGC harbors:
- the LOC104760607 gene encoding electron transfer flavoprotein subunit beta, mitochondrial-like, which produces MNTPSLFISGGLNLPPPEIKICFCSLFFYFFSFCCYRAMKILVAVKRVVDYAVKIRVKPDKTGVDTQNVKMSMNPFCEIALEEALRIREAGFAKEVVAVSIGPSQCVDTLRTGLAMGADRGIHVETNSSFLPLTIAKILKSLAEVENPGLIFLGKQAIDDDCNQTGQMVAALLGWPQATFASKVVLDKDKHVATVDREVDGGLETLCVELPAVITTDLRLNQPRYASLPNIMKAKSKPIKKMTVQDLKVDVKSDIEILEVTEPPKRKSGVMVSSVDELIDKLRNEAHVF